Proteins encoded within one genomic window of Eublepharis macularius isolate TG4126 chromosome 10, MPM_Emac_v1.0, whole genome shotgun sequence:
- the LOC129336713 gene encoding alcohol dehydrogenase class-3, which translates to MASGVIKCKAAVAWEAGKPLSIEEVEVAPPKAHEVRIKIIATAVCHTDAYTLSGADPEGCFPVILGHEGAGVVESVGEGVSKFKPGDTVIPLYIPQCGECKFCLNPKTNLCQKIRVTQGKGLLPDGTSRFTCKGKQILHFMGTSTFSEYTVVADISVAKIDASAPLDKVCLLGCGISTGYGAVVNTAKVEPGSTCAVFGLGGVGLAVIMGCKVAGASRIIGVDLNKDKFTKAKEFGATECISPQDFKKPIQEVLVELTDGGVDYSFECIGNVGVMRAALEACHKGWGVSVIVGVAAAGQEIATRPFQLVTGRTWKGTAFGGWKSVENVPKLVNEYMSKKIKVDEFVTHTLPFDKINEAFDLMHAGKSIRTVLKF; encoded by the exons GTTATCAAATGCAAGGCAGCTGTTGCCTGGGAGGCTGGCAAACCATTGTCTATTGAGGAGGTGGAAGTTGCACCACCCAAAGCTCATGAAGTTCGCATCAAG ATTATTGCCACTGCTGTGTGTCACACTGATGCTTACACTCTAAGCGGCGCTGATCCTGAGGGCTGTTTCCCTGTGATTTTGGGTCATGAAGGAGCAGGTGTGGTGGAGAGTGTTGGTGAAGGAGTGAGTAAATTTAAGCCAG GAGACACAGTCATCCCTCTATATATCCCACAATGTGGAGAATGCAAGTTTTGTTTAAATCCTAAAACGAATCTCTGCCAGAAAATAAG AGTCACTCAAGGAAAAGGATTGCTGCCCGATGGTACCAGTAGATTTACATGTAAAGGAAAGCAAATTCTCCACTTCATGGGAACAAGCACCTTTTCTGAATACACCGTTGTTGCAGATATTTCTGTTGCTAAAATAGATGCTTCGGCTCCTTTAGACAAAGTGTGCCTGCTGGGCTGTGGGATTTCTACTGGCTATGGCGCAGTTGTAAACACTGCCAAG GTGGAACCTGGTTCTACTTGTGCAGTTTTTGGCCTGGGAGGAGTCGGACTTGCGGTAATTATGGGTTGTAAAGTGGCTGGTGCATCCCGGATCATTGGGGTTGACCTCAACAAAGATAAATTCACAAAAGCCAAGGAGTTTGGGGCCACGGAGTGCATCAGCCCACAAGACTTCAAGAAGCCTATCCAGGAGGTTCTTGTTGAGCTGACCGATGGAGGAGTAGATTACTCATTTGAGTGCATCGGCAATGTTGGTGTTATG AGAGCAGCTTTGGAAGCATGTCACAAAGGCTGGGGAGTCAGCGTGATAGTTGGTGTAGCTGCTGCCGGGCAGGAAATTGCCACTCGTCCATTCCAGCTGGTCACTGGCCGAACATGGAAAGGGACTGCCTTTGGAG GTTGGAAGAGCGTTGAGAATGTACCAAAGCTGGTCAATGAATATATGTCCAAGAAGATAAAAGTGGATGAGTTTGTGACTCACACGCTGCCTTTTGACAAAATCAATGAGGCTTTTGACCTCATGCATGCAGGGAAAAG catccGAACTGTTTTGAAGTTTTGA